A stretch of Pseudomonas sp. 7SR1 DNA encodes these proteins:
- a CDS encoding transglutaminase family protein: MKLSIRHDTTYRYTDEVCTSIQFLRLTPKDSQRQRILQWHLELPRLVRSQLDPYGNILHVMTMDEPHGALVLTAYGEVQIHQAVEVEPDDQSPLPFLRTSRLTQADDALGAFAEEQCAGRRDRAALTALMDGLVARMPYSPGTTAVNSTAAEAFAGGSGVCQDHTHAFLACARSLGIPARYVSGYLCTEDESHLASHAWAEAWLGDGWYSFDVTNRLTRPDRHLKLAVGLDYLDACPVRGMRRGGGAEQMQARVQVSSMVQVQH; the protein is encoded by the coding sequence ATGAAACTTTCCATACGCCATGACACCACCTACCGCTACACCGACGAGGTGTGCACCAGCATCCAGTTCCTGCGCCTGACGCCCAAGGACAGCCAGCGCCAGCGCATCCTGCAATGGCACCTGGAGTTGCCGCGCCTGGTGCGCAGCCAGCTCGACCCGTACGGCAACATCCTGCATGTGATGACCATGGACGAGCCCCACGGCGCCTTGGTGCTCACGGCCTACGGTGAGGTGCAGATCCACCAGGCGGTGGAGGTGGAGCCGGATGACCAGTCGCCATTGCCGTTCCTGCGTACCAGCCGTCTCACCCAGGCGGACGACGCCCTCGGTGCCTTCGCCGAGGAACAATGCGCGGGCCGACGCGATCGTGCCGCCTTGACCGCCCTGATGGACGGCCTGGTGGCCCGCATGCCCTACAGTCCGGGTACGACCGCGGTCAACAGCACGGCCGCCGAGGCGTTTGCCGGCGGCTCGGGTGTCTGCCAGGACCATACCCACGCCTTTCTGGCGTGCGCCCGCAGCCTGGGGATTCCGGCACGGTATGTCTCGGGCTACCTGTGCACCGAGGATGAAAGTCACCTGGCGAGCCACGCCTGGGCCGAAGCCTGGCTGGGCGATGGCTGGTACAGCTTCGATGTGACCAACCGCCTGACCCGCCCGGACCGGCACCTGAAGCTGGCGGTCGGCCTGGACTACCTCGATGCCTGCCCGGTGCGGGGCATGCGTCGCGGAGGCGGGGCGGAGCAGATGCAGGCCCGGGTGCAGGTGAGCTCCATGGTCCAGGTCCAACATTAA
- a CDS encoding alpha-E domain-containing protein → MLSRTASDLYWMSRYLERAENLARMLEVSYSLSLMPQAGRSDGHAELAMSLLAAGTLDDYNARYGALDSEHMLHFFALDDTNPGSIYSCLRAARTNAHAVRGRITADMWENINATWLEMRNIAGNGLGRYGISHFCEWVKERSHLFRGATSGTIMRNDAYCFIRLGTFIERADNTLRLLDARYEMYGEESEEVSDKSARGYYQWSALLRALSSFEAFNEIYRNAPNAEQVSEMLLLRADVPRSLLACIEELDHILASLPGNNGRPAQRLAAELHARLRYSGIDEILASGLHLWLTDLIDQIRHLGQTVHESYLEVV, encoded by the coding sequence ATGCTTTCAAGAACCGCTTCGGACCTCTACTGGATGTCCCGCTACCTGGAGCGCGCCGAGAACCTGGCGCGCATGCTGGAGGTCAGCTACTCGCTGTCGCTGATGCCCCAGGCCGGGCGTAGCGACGGGCACGCCGAGCTGGCGATGTCATTGCTGGCCGCCGGTACGCTGGACGACTACAACGCTCGTTATGGGGCGCTCGACAGCGAACACATGCTGCATTTCTTCGCCCTGGACGACACCAACCCCGGCAGCATCTACAGCTGCCTGCGGGCGGCGCGGACCAATGCCCACGCCGTGCGCGGACGCATCACCGCCGACATGTGGGAAAACATCAACGCCACCTGGCTGGAAATGCGCAACATCGCCGGCAATGGCCTGGGACGCTACGGCATCAGTCATTTCTGCGAATGGGTCAAGGAACGCTCGCACCTGTTCCGTGGGGCGACGTCGGGCACCATCATGCGCAACGATGCCTACTGTTTCATTCGCCTGGGCACCTTCATCGAGCGGGCGGACAACACCCTGCGGTTGCTGGACGCCCGCTACGAAATGTATGGCGAGGAGTCGGAGGAGGTCAGCGACAAATCGGCGCGCGGCTACTACCAGTGGAGCGCGTTGCTGCGGGCCCTGTCTTCCTTCGAGGCGTTCAACGAGATCTACCGCAATGCGCCGAATGCCGAGCAGGTCTCGGAAATGTTGCTGCTGCGCGCCGATGTACCGCGCTCGTTGCTCGCCTGCATCGAGGAACTCGACCACATCCTGGCCAGCCTGCCGGGCAACAATGGGCGCCCGGCCCAGCGCCTGGCCGCGGAGCTGCACGCACGCCTGCGTTATTCCGGGATCGACGAGATCCTGGCCTCGGGCCTGCATCTGTGGCTGACCGACCTTATCGACCAGATCCGCCACCTGGGCCAGACCGTCCACGAATCCTATCTGGAGGTCGTATGA
- a CDS encoding circularly permuted type 2 ATP-grasp protein produces the protein MPRAFFNEMYDAKGDCRPHYQAFARWLADTPTELLEQRRREADLLFHRAGITFTLYGDEQGTERLIPFDIIPRSIKASEWQTVERGCIQRVQALNMFLADIYHDQRILKEGIIPAEQVLANEGYQIAMQGLNLHRGIYAHIAGVDLVRDGDGSYYVLEDNLRTPSGVSYMLEDRKMMMRLFPELFAAQRVAPIDHYPNLLLDTLKSSSPLDNPTAVVLTPGRFNSAYFEHAFLAREMGVELVEGADLFVRDDHVYMRTTAGPQQVDVIYRRLDDAFLDPLSFNPDSMLGVPGLIAVYRAGNVVLANAVGTGVADDKSIYPYVDEMIRFYLTEEPILKNVPTWQCRKPQDLSHVLANLPDLVVKETQGSGGYGMLVGPAATAAQIEDFRARLKARPQDYIAQPTLSLSTCPTFVENGIAPRHIDLRPFVLSGKETRLVPGGLTRVALREGSLVVNSSQGGGTKDTWVVED, from the coding sequence ATGCCCCGAGCTTTTTTCAATGAAATGTATGACGCCAAGGGTGACTGCCGCCCGCATTACCAAGCCTTCGCACGCTGGTTGGCGGACACGCCGACCGAGCTGCTCGAGCAACGCCGGCGCGAAGCCGACCTGCTGTTCCATCGCGCCGGGATCACCTTCACGCTGTATGGGGACGAGCAGGGTACCGAGCGGTTGATACCGTTCGACATCATTCCGCGCAGCATCAAGGCCAGTGAATGGCAGACGGTCGAGCGCGGCTGCATCCAGCGGGTCCAGGCCCTGAACATGTTCCTGGCCGACATCTATCACGACCAGCGCATTCTCAAGGAGGGCATCATCCCGGCCGAGCAGGTGCTGGCCAACGAGGGTTACCAGATCGCGATGCAGGGCCTGAACCTGCACCGGGGCATCTATGCCCATATCGCCGGTGTCGACCTGGTGCGTGACGGCGATGGCAGCTACTACGTGCTGGAAGACAACCTGCGCACCCCCAGCGGCGTGAGCTACATGCTCGAAGACCGCAAGATGATGATGCGCCTGTTCCCCGAACTGTTCGCGGCCCAGCGCGTGGCCCCCATCGATCATTACCCGAACCTGCTGCTCGACACCCTCAAGAGCTCCAGCCCGCTGGACAACCCCACCGCCGTGGTCCTGACCCCCGGCCGTTTCAACAGTGCCTATTTCGAACACGCGTTCCTGGCCCGGGAAATGGGGGTCGAACTGGTGGAAGGGGCCGACCTGTTCGTGCGCGACGACCATGTCTACATGCGCACCACGGCAGGTCCCCAACAGGTGGACGTGATTTACCGTCGTCTCGACGATGCGTTCCTCGATCCGCTGTCGTTCAACCCCGACTCCATGCTGGGCGTGCCCGGGCTGATCGCCGTGTACCGCGCCGGCAATGTGGTGCTGGCGAATGCCGTCGGCACCGGCGTGGCCGACGACAAGTCGATCTACCCCTACGTGGACGAGATGATCCGCTTCTACCTCACCGAAGAACCCATCCTCAAGAACGTGCCCACCTGGCAGTGCCGCAAGCCCCAGGACCTGTCCCATGTGCTGGCCAACCTGCCCGACCTGGTGGTCAAGGAAACCCAGGGCTCCGGCGGCTACGGCATGCTGGTGGGGCCGGCGGCGACCGCGGCGCAGATCGAAGACTTCCGCGCCCGCCTCAAGGCCCGGCCGCAAGACTACATCGCCCAACCGACCCTGAGCCTGTCCACGTGCCCGACCTTTGTCGAGAACGGCATCGCCCCGCGTCATATCGACCTGCGTCCGTTCGTGCTGTCGGGCAAGGAGACGCGCCTGGTGCCCGGGGGGCTGACCCGCGTGGCGCTTCGCGAGGGCTCGCTGGTGGTGAACTCGTCCCAGGGTGGCGGTACCAAGGACACCTGGGTAGTGGAGGATTAA
- a CDS encoding acyltransferase family protein, producing MGVFRLLLAMLVAMSHMGVTFMGFNPGVVAVISFLIISGFVMTSLIERNYGSDGQIGLFYIDRLLRLYPQFLLYFALSCVVIHFLLPGTPQAAALTLENVATSLPIVPLGFYMFGITVPQILPPAWSLGMEMCFYLLIPFLIRYRARGIAFAASVAIFLVASLGYLDTDIYGYRLLPGVLFIFLCGSYLYRAQAKGLWIASMTAAVAGLMCLGIAMGFIPRRPFNAEVTLGIALGLPAVFLLARHKPHRLDELLGNISYGVFLNHFVVMYVLRAFWPVEYNALIITAVLVLSFALSGVSYYLVERPALKLRHALRSGVRQDAAKPPVGGTPA from the coding sequence GTGGGGGTCTTTCGGTTGCTGCTGGCAATGCTGGTGGCGATGTCTCATATGGGCGTGACGTTCATGGGCTTCAATCCCGGCGTGGTGGCCGTGATTTCCTTCCTGATCATCAGCGGCTTCGTGATGACCTCCCTGATCGAACGCAACTACGGCAGCGATGGGCAGATTGGCCTGTTCTACATCGACCGGCTGTTGAGGTTGTACCCTCAGTTCCTGCTTTACTTCGCCCTGTCCTGCGTGGTGATTCATTTCCTGTTGCCCGGCACACCCCAGGCCGCGGCCCTGACCCTGGAAAACGTCGCCACCAGCCTGCCGATCGTACCGCTGGGTTTCTATATGTTCGGCATCACCGTGCCGCAGATCCTGCCGCCGGCCTGGTCCCTGGGCATGGAAATGTGTTTCTACCTGCTGATCCCGTTCCTGATCCGCTACAGGGCGCGGGGCATCGCATTCGCGGCGTCCGTGGCGATCTTCCTGGTTGCCTCGCTGGGCTACCTCGACACGGATATATACGGCTACCGGTTGCTCCCGGGCGTGCTGTTCATTTTCCTCTGTGGCAGCTACCTGTACCGGGCCCAAGCCAAGGGCCTGTGGATCGCGTCGATGACCGCGGCTGTGGCTGGGTTGATGTGCCTGGGCATTGCCATGGGGTTCATTCCCCGCCGTCCTTTCAACGCGGAAGTCACCCTCGGCATCGCCCTCGGCCTGCCGGCAGTATTCCTGCTCGCCAGGCACAAGCCTCATCGGCTGGACGAACTGCTGGGCAATATCAGTTACGGGGTGTTCCTCAACCACTTCGTGGTGATGTATGTACTGCGGGCGTTCTGGCCGGTGGAGTACAACGCGCTGATCATCACGGCGGTACTGGTGCTGTCGTTCGCATTGAGCGGCGTGTCCTATTACCTGGTGGAGCGACCGGCGCTGAAGCTTCGCCACGCCCTCAGGTCAGGCGTCAGGCAGGACGCGGCGAAGCCCCCCGTCGGCGGCACCCCGGCTTAG